A genomic segment from Barrientosiimonas humi encodes:
- a CDS encoding MATE family efflux transporter encodes MKAQRSRAVPDDAPAAPGDARARPHRAIARLAVPAFLTLVAEPLFLLADSAIVGHLGTAQLAGLGVASAALLTAANIFVFLAYGTTSLVARQLGAGRPDAALSAGLDGVWLAAGLGLVSGALTAAFARPICALFGASAAALDHATTYLRISAIGIPAMLVLLATTGVLRGFQDTRTPLVAATLGFTANIVLNLVLVYPAGLGIAGSALGTVIAQTGMAGGLLWVVLRKARTSAAALRPHPGRVLRAALGGMPLLVRTLALRAAMLLTTWVAAGLGDVPLAAHQVALTVFGFLAFALDALAIAGQALTGASLGAGDVEGTRAATRVMLWWGWWGGVALGLLVLAVHRVLPALFTPDPAVRDALAVALLVLAIGQPIAGLVFVLDGVLIGAGDGLALAVVQVGVLVAYLPVLLAVRANAPDDAVAALQLLWWSFTAFMAFRLVALWLRARTDRWLVTGAA; translated from the coding sequence GTGAAGGCGCAGCGATCCCGGGCCGTTCCGGACGACGCACCCGCCGCTCCCGGCGACGCCAGGGCCCGCCCGCACCGGGCCATCGCCCGGCTGGCGGTCCCCGCGTTCCTCACCCTCGTCGCCGAGCCGCTGTTCCTGCTCGCCGACTCCGCCATCGTCGGCCACCTCGGCACCGCCCAGCTCGCCGGTCTCGGCGTCGCGAGCGCCGCGCTGCTCACCGCGGCCAACATCTTCGTCTTCCTCGCCTACGGCACCACGAGCCTGGTCGCGCGTCAGCTCGGCGCCGGCCGGCCCGACGCAGCGCTCTCGGCGGGACTCGACGGCGTCTGGCTGGCGGCCGGGCTCGGCCTCGTCAGCGGCGCGCTGACCGCCGCCTTCGCCCGACCGATCTGTGCCCTGTTCGGGGCGAGCGCCGCAGCGCTCGACCATGCGACGACGTACCTGCGCATCTCGGCCATCGGCATCCCGGCGATGCTCGTGCTGCTGGCCACCACGGGCGTGCTGCGCGGCTTCCAGGACACCCGCACGCCGCTGGTCGCCGCCACCCTTGGTTTCACGGCGAACATCGTGCTCAACCTGGTGCTGGTCTACCCCGCGGGCCTGGGCATCGCGGGCTCGGCGCTCGGCACGGTGATCGCCCAGACCGGCATGGCCGGCGGACTGCTGTGGGTCGTGCTGCGCAAGGCGCGCACCAGCGCGGCGGCGCTGCGTCCGCACCCGGGTCGCGTGCTGCGCGCGGCGCTCGGCGGGATGCCGCTGCTGGTGCGCACGCTCGCGCTCCGGGCCGCCATGCTGCTCACCACCTGGGTCGCGGCCGGGCTCGGTGACGTGCCGCTCGCGGCGCACCAGGTCGCCCTGACCGTCTTCGGTTTCCTCGCCTTCGCGCTCGACGCACTGGCGATCGCCGGGCAGGCGCTGACCGGGGCATCGCTCGGCGCCGGTGACGTCGAGGGCACTCGCGCGGCGACCCGGGTGATGCTGTGGTGGGGCTGGTGGGGCGGCGTCGCCCTCGGCCTGCTGGTGCTGGCCGTGCACCGGGTGCTTCCGGCGCTGTTCACCCCCGACCCGGCCGTGCGCGACGCCCTCGCCGTCGCGCTGCTCGTGCTGGCCATCGGACAGCCGATCGCGGGCCTGGTGTTCGTGCTGGACGGGGTGCTCATCGGCGCCGGCGACGGCCTCGCGCTCGCGGTGGTGCAGGTCGGCGTGCTGGTCGCCTACCTGCCGGTGCTGCTCGCGGTGCGCGCCAACGCCCCCGACGACGCCGTCGCCGCCCTGCAGCTGCTGTGGTGGTCGTTCACGGCGTTCATGGCCTTCCGGCTCGTCGCGCTGTGGCTGCGCGCCCGCACCGACCGCTGGCTGGTCACCGGCGCCGCCTGA
- the rplI gene encoding 50S ribosomal protein L9, which translates to MKVILTHEVSKLGTAGDVVDVKDGYARNYLLPRNLATPWTKGGQKQVEAISRARETRAVKSLEDAQQLKGNVEAATINLSARAGESGRLFGAVTTAEIADAVAAAGAGTIDRRAIVVTQPIRSTGPAQVEVRLHPEVVATVNLNVVPAR; encoded by the coding sequence GTGAAGGTCATTCTCACCCACGAGGTGTCCAAGCTGGGCACCGCCGGTGACGTCGTCGACGTCAAGGACGGCTACGCCCGCAACTACCTGCTGCCCCGCAACCTGGCCACGCCGTGGACCAAGGGCGGCCAGAAGCAGGTCGAGGCGATCAGCCGCGCCCGCGAGACCCGCGCGGTCAAGTCCCTCGAGGACGCCCAGCAGCTCAAGGGCAACGTCGAGGCCGCCACGATCAACCTCAGCGCCCGCGCGGGCGAGAGCGGTCGCCTCTTCGGCGCCGTCACCACCGCCGAGATCGCTGACGCCGTCGCCGCCGCAGGCGCCGGCACGATCGACCGCCGCGCGATCGTCGTGACCCAGCCGATCCGGTCCACCGGCCCGGCCCAGGTCGAGGTGCGCCTGCACCCCGAGGTCGTCGCGACGGTGAACCTGAACGTCGTCCCGGCGCGGTAG